From a single Rutidosis leptorrhynchoides isolate AG116_Rl617_1_P2 chromosome 5, CSIRO_AGI_Rlap_v1, whole genome shotgun sequence genomic region:
- the LOC139848388 gene encoding large ribosomal subunit protein eL38z/eL38y: MPKQIHEIKDFLLTARRKDARSVKIKRSKDVVKFKVRCSKYLYTLCVFDAEKANKLKQSLPPGLSVQDL, translated from the exons ATG CCTAAGCAAATTCACGAGATTAAGGATTTTCTTCTTACGGCAAGAAGGAAGGATGCCCGTTCTGTGAAAATCAAGAGAAGCAAGGATGTTGTTAAGTTCAAGGTTAGGTGCTCAAAATACCTTTACACCTTATGCGTGTTCGATGCTGAGAAGGCCAATAAGTTGAAACAATCTCTTCCCCCAG GTTTGAGTGTCCAAGATCTTTAG
- the LOC139847047 gene encoding protein TIC 55, chloroplastic, which produces MALLIHHPFLCNKTSYFDNYKTPSITLKPKHSKKPLISYWTFKCAAVAPLEISSSESSKDDDVLVGEEKGRVDVVDYDWTEEWYPLYLAKNIPEDAPLGLTVFDKQVVLYRDGNGELHCYEDRCPHRLAKLSEGQLVDGRLECLYHGWQFEGAGKCVKIPQLPADAKIPKSACTKTYEVKDSQGVVWIWMSHKTPPNPSKIPWFENFARPGFKDFSTTHELPYDHSILLENLMDPAHVPISHDRTDWSAKREDAQPLRFEVTERTDRGFAGWWGRESDNSTPNFLRFEAPCNLQNNREIVDKDGVTNYFSGLFLCRPTGQGKSMLIVRFGSTKRSPLANLFPEWYFHQNAGKVFEQDMGFLSSQNEILMKEKVPTKELYINLRSSDTWVSEYRKWMDKAGHGMPYHFGHSTISMPNEAAVVEHAPAGFVANIAASSPAKGGIDTKYAPNPANRYFRHVVHCKECRSVVKNFEAWKKGFSVVAALSGTFAILLNGRQWKALLLLATALCTGGAYICSTVVAMNTTNFIRTHRRL; this is translated from the exons ATGGCTCTCTTAATCCACCACCCATTTCTCTGTAACAAAACTTCATATTTTGACAACTACAAAACACCTTCAATCACCCTGAAACCAAAACATTCCAAGAAACCACTTATAAGTTATTGGACATTCAAGTGTGCTGCAGTGGCCCCACTTGAGATCAGTAGTAGTGAAAGTAGCAAAGATGATGATGTTCTTGTTGGTGAAGAAAAAGGGAGAGTTGATGTGGTGGATTATGATTGGACAGAAGAATGGTATCCATTGTATTTAGCTAAAAACATACCTGAAGATGCACCTTTAGGTTTGACTGTTTTTGATAAACAAGTTGTCTTGTATCGTGATGGTAATGGCGAGCTTCATTGTTATGAAGATCGATGCCCTCACAG GCTAGCTAAACTTTCTGAGGGCCAGTTGGTTGACGGACGACTAGAATGTTTGTACCATGGCTGGCAGTTTGAAGGTGCGGGCAAATGCGTCAAGATTCCTCAG CTTCCTGCAGATGCAAAAATACCTAAATCAGCTTGTACCAAAACATATGAGGTTAAGGACTCTCAAGGTGTTGTTTGGATATGGATGTCACATAAAACACCACCAAATCCAAGCAAAATCCCATGGTTTGAAAACTTTGCCCGACCCGGCTTTAAAGATTTTTCAACCACTCATGAGCTTCCTTATGATCATTCTATTCTTCTCGAAAACTTAATGGACCCCGCTCATGTCCCGATCTCACACGATAGAACAGATTGGAGTGCCAAAAGGGAAGACGCACAACCACTTCGTTTCGAAGTCACCGAAAGAACCGATCGAGGGTTTGCTGGTTGGTGGGGCCGGGAATCTGACAACTCAacaccaaactttttaagattcgaagCACCTTGTAATCTACAAAACAACCGTGAGATTGTTGATAAAGACGGGGTGACAAACTACTTTTCCGGCCTTTTCTTATGTAGACCGACAGGTCAAGGAAAGTCAATGCTAATCGTTCGATTCGGAAGCACAAAACGATCACCACTAGCAAACTTGTTCCCCGAATGGTATTTCCATCAAAACGCTGGGAAAGTTTTCGAACAAGATATGGGGTTTTTATCGTCTCAAAACGAGATTTTGATGAAAGAAAAAGTGCCCACAAAGGAGCTTTATATAAATTTGAGATCATCGGACACATGGGTATCCGAGTATCGAAAATGGATGGATAAAGCGGGCCACGGGATGCCGTATCATTTCGGGCATAGTACGATTTCGATGCCGAACGAGGCGGCTGTTGTAGAACATGCTCCTGCTGGTTTTGTGGCTAATATTGCCGCTTCGTCGCCTGCAAAGGGTGGTATCGATACAAAATATGCTCCGAACCCTGCTAATAGGTATTTTAGACACGTGGTTCATTGTAAAGAATGTAGAAGTGTAGTGAAAAATTTTGAGGCGTGGAAAAAAGGTTTTTCTGTTGTTGCTGCTTTATCGGGGACGTTTGCAATTTTGTTAAATGGTAGACAATGGAAGGCTCTTTTGTTGCTAGCTACGGCGTTGTGCACAGGTGGGGCTTATATTTGTTCGACGGTTGTGGCGATGAACACAACAAACTTCATCAGAACACACAGGAGATTGTAG